A single region of the Salipaludibacillus sp. LMS25 genome encodes:
- a CDS encoding DUF1934 domain-containing protein, whose protein sequence is MPSKESTVLIHIHTTVKDGKRKEIHKMEASGRLFQRGHILVLRFTEPKEEGHEKTTNQTIKLSNGQMLVQRKGAITMNQRFIPGTETEGTYHSLYGPMAMRTATSEVTYDWDEVTGEGDIHLRYGLVMQGASTGSYHMHVKIKEV, encoded by the coding sequence ATGCCTTCAAAGGAATCAACTGTCTTAATACACATTCATACGACAGTTAAAGATGGAAAACGTAAAGAGATTCATAAGATGGAGGCGTCAGGTCGTTTATTCCAACGTGGCCATATCCTCGTGTTGCGTTTTACAGAACCGAAAGAGGAAGGGCATGAGAAGACGACAAATCAGACCATTAAACTGAGTAATGGCCAAATGCTCGTTCAGCGAAAAGGGGCCATTACGATGAATCAACGGTTTATCCCTGGGACGGAAACAGAAGGCACCTATCATAGTTTATATGGGCCGATGGCCATGCGAACAGCTACATCAGAGGTCACCTATGACTGGGATGAGGTAACTGGTGAAGGCGATATTCATCTTCGGTACGGGCTAGTCATGCAAGGAGCAAGTACGGGAAGTTATCATATGCACGTGAAAATCAAGGAGGTATAG
- a CDS encoding alpha/beta fold hydrolase: MPWTKDRHQAAIYFEKEGRGIPLLFVHPPAMGHVTFRRQKHGLSKKFKVITLDLRGNGRSGNDDSPLSMALLAQDVIRVLNAARIRRAFICGYSNGGSIVQEVAIRYPERVCGIILMGGFSEVNSFLLRNEFRAGILAAKAKQMTLISRVLAVAHERDSETKRQLRHYIRKMSPSVLEAYYRLGLAYKSTERLEHIYCPVLLLYGRRDDYVHHYRHLFHENVSGPVEQVLVDDVGHQLPTKKASAVQQVITRFMLQYR, translated from the coding sequence ATGCCATGGACGAAAGATCGACATCAAGCAGCGATATATTTTGAAAAGGAGGGGAGAGGTATTCCGCTCCTTTTTGTGCATCCACCTGCCATGGGGCATGTTACTTTTCGCAGACAAAAACATGGGTTATCAAAAAAATTTAAAGTCATCACACTTGATCTACGGGGAAATGGAAGGAGCGGAAATGATGACAGCCCTCTTTCCATGGCGCTTCTTGCCCAAGATGTGATACGGGTACTGAATGCAGCTAGAATAAGACGGGCATTTATTTGTGGGTACTCAAATGGAGGGTCCATCGTTCAAGAAGTAGCTATTCGTTATCCAGAAAGAGTCTGTGGCATTATATTAATGGGTGGGTTCTCGGAAGTAAATAGTTTTTTGTTACGAAACGAATTTCGCGCCGGTATACTGGCAGCTAAAGCAAAGCAGATGACACTGATTAGCCGTGTATTAGCGGTCGCTCATGAACGTGATAGCGAAACAAAACGCCAACTAAGACATTATATTCGCAAGATGTCGCCGTCTGTTCTTGAAGCCTATTATCGGCTAGGTTTGGCCTATAAATCAACCGAGCGACTAGAACATATCTATTGTCCTGTTCTTCTCCTTTATGGCAGGAGAGATGATTATGTTCACCATTACAGACATCTTTTTCACGAAAATGTGTCGGGGCCAGTGGAGCAAGTTCTAGTTGATGATGTTGGTCACCAGCTCCCGACAAAGAAAGCGTCAGCTGTTCAACAGGTTATTACACGGTTCATGTTGCAATATCGTTAA
- a CDS encoding YwgA family protein: MLNEHAKLLALFQQTGEIVGRKKLQKMIYIAKKLGLPFYEKYQYHMYGPYSEELTLRIEEMSQLAFISEVKEQKAGYQQYRYTLAEAGAEFLTMAGEDFPDVSHMLKHLNEQSAKFLELVSTVLFFEELSKEDVTKKVFKLKAKQNYTEEDIAEAYRFIERLRGAVTASGAVGLSDDIQ, translated from the coding sequence GTGCTGAATGAACACGCTAAGCTTTTAGCATTATTCCAACAAACTGGGGAAATTGTTGGGCGCAAAAAGCTTCAGAAGATGATTTACATAGCTAAAAAGCTAGGATTGCCATTTTACGAGAAATATCAGTATCATATGTATGGCCCATATTCTGAGGAGCTGACGCTAAGAATTGAGGAGATGAGTCAACTAGCCTTTATTTCCGAAGTGAAGGAGCAAAAAGCGGGCTACCAGCAATACCGCTATACGTTGGCGGAAGCGGGAGCTGAATTTTTGACGATGGCAGGGGAAGACTTTCCTGACGTTTCTCATATGCTTAAACATCTCAATGAACAAAGTGCTAAATTTCTGGAATTAGTGTCTACTGTCCTTTTCTTTGAGGAGTTATCGAAAGAAGACGTAACGAAAAAAGTGTTTAAATTAAAAGCGAAGCAAAATTATACTGAGGAAGATATTGCAGAAGCCTATCGCTTTATTGAACGCTTAAGAGGCGCCGTAACGGCCAGTGGGGCTGTTGGTTTGAGTGATGATATTCAATAA
- the argS gene encoding arginine--tRNA ligase, with protein sequence MSQVEQLKEGLKKELAEAAVRAGLASPEELPEVVIETPKDKTHGDFATNLAMQLARVAKKAPKLIAEDIAAHFNDEAASVEKFDIAGPGFINFFMKKDYLTEIVSTVLEQKDDFGSTNVGKGQKIQVEFVSANPTGTLHLGHARGAAVGDSLCNVLEKAGYEVAREYYINDAGNQIDNLALSLEARYLQELGEDAPMPEDGYQGKDIIGFAKEIVDTYTDRFKTSDRDERLAFFREYGLKRELDKLKKDLADFRVHFDNWFSESSLYTDGKVGLILDDLKKKGKTYEKEGAVWFQSTEYGDDKDRVLVKSDGSFTYLTPDISYHKDKFSRGFDELINIWGADHHGYIPRMKAAVQAMGYDEDQLDVQIIQMVNLFENGEKVKMSKRTGKAVTMRDLMEEVGIDATRYFFAMRAADTHLDFDLDLAKSQSNENPVFYVQYAHARICSMLRQATDKGFTVDSSNDLSPLTAEKEQDLMKKLGEFPEAVADAATRRSPHRITHYVHELAQALHSFYNAEKVISENEALTKARLSLMEAVRLTLRNGLALVGVEAPEKM encoded by the coding sequence ATGAGTCAAGTGGAGCAATTAAAAGAAGGCTTAAAAAAGGAATTGGCTGAAGCGGCTGTTCGCGCGGGTCTCGCTTCACCTGAAGAGTTACCGGAGGTCGTTATAGAGACACCGAAAGACAAAACCCATGGCGATTTTGCCACTAACTTAGCGATGCAATTGGCACGAGTAGCTAAAAAAGCACCTAAATTGATAGCGGAGGATATTGCCGCTCATTTTAATGATGAAGCTGCTTCTGTTGAGAAGTTTGATATAGCAGGGCCAGGCTTTATTAACTTCTTTATGAAAAAAGACTATTTGACTGAGATCGTGAGTACGGTGCTAGAGCAAAAAGACGATTTTGGAAGCACAAATGTAGGAAAAGGACAGAAAATCCAAGTAGAGTTCGTCTCCGCTAACCCTACAGGTACTTTGCATTTAGGGCATGCAAGAGGGGCAGCTGTCGGGGACTCTCTATGCAACGTATTAGAAAAAGCCGGATACGAGGTGGCAAGGGAGTATTACATTAATGATGCAGGTAATCAAATCGATAATCTCGCATTATCCCTTGAAGCTCGTTATCTCCAAGAACTTGGCGAAGACGCCCCAATGCCTGAGGATGGTTATCAAGGTAAGGACATTATCGGCTTTGCTAAAGAGATTGTCGACACATACACTGACCGTTTTAAAACGAGCGATCGTGACGAAAGACTGGCTTTTTTCCGTGAATATGGGCTTAAGCGTGAACTGGACAAGCTCAAAAAAGATTTGGCTGACTTTAGAGTACACTTTGATAACTGGTTTTCAGAGTCGTCATTATACACAGATGGTAAAGTGGGGCTTATCTTAGACGATTTGAAAAAGAAGGGCAAAACGTACGAAAAGGAAGGAGCTGTTTGGTTTCAGTCTACTGAGTACGGTGATGACAAAGACCGTGTTCTTGTTAAAAGTGACGGCTCGTTCACGTATCTAACACCAGATATTTCCTACCATAAAGATAAATTTTCTCGTGGATTTGATGAATTAATCAATATTTGGGGAGCGGATCATCACGGTTACATCCCTCGAATGAAAGCGGCTGTTCAAGCGATGGGCTATGATGAAGATCAGCTGGATGTGCAAATTATTCAAATGGTGAATTTATTTGAAAATGGAGAAAAAGTGAAAATGAGTAAGCGGACAGGTAAAGCCGTTACGATGCGAGATCTCATGGAAGAGGTAGGGATTGATGCTACTCGTTATTTCTTTGCCATGCGTGCAGCTGATACCCATTTGGATTTCGATCTTGACTTGGCTAAGTCCCAATCGAACGAAAACCCAGTTTTTTATGTCCAGTATGCACATGCCCGAATTTGCAGTATGCTACGGCAGGCAACTGATAAGGGCTTTACAGTAGATTCATCAAATGATCTAAGTCCGTTGACAGCTGAAAAAGAGCAGGATCTTATGAAAAAATTAGGTGAGTTTCCTGAAGCTGTGGCTGATGCGGCTACTCGTCGCTCACCGCATCGCATCACTCATTACGTTCATGAGCTTGCCCAAGCGTTACATAGCTTTTACAACGCTGAAAAGGTCATAAGTGAAAATGAGGCACTGACGAAAGCGCGACTTTCTCTTATGGAGGCTGTTCGACTGACATTGAGAAACGGATTAGCTCTTGTAGGGGTGGAAGCACCTGAAAAAATGTAA
- the speB gene encoding agmatinase, with the protein MYFDEGYSGRKFIMADKTYEESQIVMFGMPMDYTVSFRPGSRFGPNRIREASIGLEEYSVYLDKHLEELSVHDAGDMLLPFGNAARSLDMIESYADQLLEDGKFIVGLGGEHLVSWPVMRAVFKKHPNLAIIHIDAHADLRDSYEGEVLSHSTPIRKVCELIGAENVYSFGIRSGMREEFHYAKESGMHMSKFTVAEPLKEVLPSLAGRPVYVTIDIDVLDPAYAPGTGTAEAGGISSTELLEAIHAISGSKVTVIGCDLVEVAPVYDHAEKTAIAASKFLREMMLGFPK; encoded by the coding sequence ATGTATTTTGATGAAGGTTATTCAGGACGGAAATTTATTATGGCGGACAAAACATACGAGGAAAGCCAGATTGTGATGTTTGGGATGCCGATGGACTATACAGTTAGTTTTCGGCCAGGTTCACGGTTTGGCCCTAATCGCATTAGGGAAGCGTCCATTGGGTTAGAAGAGTATAGCGTTTATTTAGATAAGCATTTAGAAGAACTGTCTGTTCACGATGCAGGGGACATGCTCCTGCCATTTGGAAATGCCGCTCGCAGTTTAGATATGATTGAAAGTTATGCTGATCAGCTGTTAGAGGATGGGAAATTTATCGTCGGTCTTGGAGGCGAACATTTAGTGTCATGGCCTGTCATGCGTGCCGTATTCAAAAAACATCCAAATTTAGCGATCATTCATATTGACGCCCATGCGGACTTGCGGGACTCCTACGAAGGGGAAGTGCTATCCCATTCCACGCCAATTCGAAAAGTGTGTGAGTTAATTGGTGCTGAGAATGTTTATTCATTCGGTATCCGCTCAGGTATGAGAGAAGAATTTCACTATGCAAAAGAATCAGGCATGCATATGAGTAAGTTCACAGTAGCAGAACCATTGAAGGAAGTGCTTCCAAGCTTAGCAGGCCGCCCCGTCTATGTCACGATAGATATTGATGTCCTTGATCCGGCTTATGCCCCTGGCACAGGAACAGCGGAAGCGGGCGGGATTTCATCAACAGAATTATTAGAGGCTATCCATGCCATATCAGGCTCTAAAGTGACCGTCATCGGGTGTGATCTCGTTGAAGTGGCACCTGTATATGACCATGCTGAAAAAACAGCGATCGCCGCTAGTAAATTTTTAAGAGAAATGATGCTAGGCTTTCCGAAATGA
- a CDS encoding heavy metal translocating P-type ATPase produces the protein MMITMKLAIPLWKGSPSPIDYTIKCVTCALTHRQLTLSLLGGACLLIALLADLNDESFWQLVALSSYVLSYVIGGFYKAKEGLTDLLKERTFNVEVLMILAALGAASIGYWSEGAILIFIFSLSGALETYTWHKSKKDLSKLVEMAPLEANKWLNDGRTMTVSVEDLAIGDTILIRSGERVPADGKVLRGETVIDEAAITGEPLSVSKKEGDDVYTGTMNGSGPIMVEVMKENSDTLFQKMIKLVEQAKTDRPPTQLFIEKIEGPYVITVLFGMAVMLTLPPLAFNAPFEETFYKTMVFLVVASPCAVVASIMPALLSAISNGARRGILMKGGTYLEQLSKTAVVAFDKTGTITEGKPKVINWYCSLQEDITPYVIALEQQSNHPLAKAIIRFCEKNGTNQQVTISSSQDMTGFGIVGSIGQDQWAIGNYKLMTSLKKEKATILTEELTELTNKWENEGKTLVYIAKNGQVIGLLAIKDAIREDARALVKYLQKQGLKTVMLTGDQEATAQAIAKEAGLDDWISSCLPEDKVKKITQLKERYGSIIMVGDGVNDAPAMATADIGIAMGCGTDVAIDTADMVLMKSELEKITFSYRLSKKLNGIITQNLIFSVSVIIALLVINFSQGLSLPIGVLGHEGSTILVILNGLRLLKF, from the coding sequence ATGATGATTACAATGAAATTAGCTATCCCTCTTTGGAAAGGTTCACCATCTCCTATTGATTACACGATAAAATGTGTGACCTGTGCGCTAACACATCGACAGTTAACACTGTCACTTTTAGGTGGTGCCTGTCTTCTGATCGCCTTGCTTGCTGACCTGAATGATGAGAGTTTTTGGCAACTTGTTGCGTTATCAAGTTATGTCCTCTCCTACGTAATAGGTGGGTTTTACAAAGCGAAAGAAGGCCTTACAGACTTACTAAAGGAACGGACATTTAACGTGGAAGTTTTGATGATTCTTGCTGCACTGGGGGCCGCTTCAATTGGGTATTGGAGTGAAGGGGCTATCTTAATATTTATCTTCTCATTAAGTGGTGCTTTAGAGACATACACGTGGCACAAAAGCAAAAAAGACTTATCAAAACTTGTAGAAATGGCTCCTTTAGAAGCGAACAAATGGCTTAACGATGGAAGAACTATGACTGTCTCTGTCGAAGATTTAGCAATTGGTGACACCATTTTAATACGTAGCGGTGAAAGGGTTCCTGCTGATGGCAAGGTCCTTCGTGGTGAAACAGTGATAGATGAAGCAGCTATTACAGGAGAACCCCTTTCTGTAAGTAAAAAGGAAGGTGATGATGTTTATACCGGCACAATGAATGGAAGTGGCCCTATTATGGTTGAGGTGATGAAAGAAAATAGCGATACCCTTTTTCAAAAAATGATTAAGCTTGTGGAGCAAGCGAAAACAGATCGTCCCCCAACCCAGTTGTTCATTGAGAAAATTGAAGGGCCCTATGTGATAACGGTGCTTTTTGGAATGGCCGTTATGCTCACCTTACCGCCTCTTGCGTTTAACGCTCCCTTTGAAGAAACGTTTTACAAGACGATGGTGTTTCTCGTCGTTGCGTCACCTTGTGCTGTCGTGGCCTCTATTATGCCTGCCCTTCTTTCAGCCATATCTAATGGGGCAAGGCGAGGCATCCTCATGAAGGGAGGAACGTATCTGGAGCAGTTATCAAAAACAGCTGTGGTGGCCTTTGATAAAACGGGCACCATTACAGAAGGGAAGCCTAAAGTAATCAATTGGTATTGTTCTCTACAAGAGGATATTACGCCTTACGTGATCGCCCTTGAACAGCAATCAAATCATCCTTTAGCTAAAGCTATCATACGTTTTTGTGAAAAGAATGGCACGAACCAACAGGTGACTATCTCTTCGAGTCAAGATATGACTGGGTTTGGAATAGTCGGCTCTATCGGTCAAGATCAGTGGGCAATTGGTAACTATAAATTGATGACGTCGCTTAAAAAGGAAAAAGCAACAATCCTCACAGAAGAACTGACAGAGCTTACAAACAAGTGGGAAAACGAAGGAAAAACGCTCGTTTATATTGCCAAGAATGGCCAGGTAATCGGTTTACTCGCAATTAAAGATGCCATTCGTGAGGACGCCCGAGCGCTTGTTAAGTATTTGCAGAAACAAGGCCTTAAAACGGTTATGCTAACGGGTGATCAAGAAGCAACTGCACAAGCAATTGCCAAAGAAGCTGGTCTCGACGACTGGATATCCTCCTGTTTACCTGAAGATAAAGTCAAGAAGATCACCCAGTTAAAAGAAAGATACGGATCTATCATTATGGTTGGAGATGGCGTCAATGATGCTCCGGCTATGGCTACAGCGGATATTGGTATAGCGATGGGCTGTGGCACTGATGTGGCCATAGATACTGCCGATATGGTCCTTATGAAAAGTGAGCTAGAAAAAATTACGTTCTCTTATCGGCTCTCAAAGAAATTAAATGGCATTATTACTCAAAACCTTATTTTCTCTGTGTCTGTCATTATAGCTCTTCTCGTAATTAACTTTAGTCAAGGGCTTTCCCTCCCTATCGGTGTATTGGGTCATGAAGGAAGTACGATTCTCGTCATCTTGAATGGGCTTCGATTATTAAAGTTTTAA
- the speE gene encoding polyamine aminopropyltransferase, with amino-acid sequence MSIWFTEKQTDNFGITAKIKRTYVSEKTPYQQLDMVETEEFGNMLVLDGMVMTTERDEFVYHEMVAHVPLHTHPNPENVLVVGGGDGGVIREILKHPEVKKATLVEIDGKVIEYSKEFLPSIAGELDDPRVEVKVADGFMHIAESDAVYDVIMVDSTEPVGPAVNLFTKGFYEGIAKALKEDGLFVAQTDNPWFHQDLIRNAYRDVAETFPVTRLYTANIPTYPGGLWTFTLGSKKYDPLHVSEERFREINTKYYTKDIHKAAFVLPKFVADLTKA; translated from the coding sequence ATGAGTATTTGGTTTACAGAAAAACAGACAGATAATTTTGGCATAACGGCGAAAATTAAGCGGACGTACGTCAGTGAAAAAACGCCTTATCAGCAGCTTGATATGGTGGAAACAGAAGAGTTTGGTAATATGCTGGTGCTCGATGGCATGGTGATGACGACCGAAAGAGATGAATTCGTCTATCACGAAATGGTCGCCCATGTCCCGCTTCATACTCACCCCAATCCGGAAAACGTCCTCGTTGTAGGTGGGGGAGACGGTGGTGTGATACGAGAAATTCTTAAACACCCAGAAGTAAAAAAAGCCACCCTCGTGGAGATTGATGGTAAAGTCATTGAATACTCTAAAGAGTTTTTACCGAGTATTGCAGGTGAATTGGATGATCCCCGCGTAGAGGTGAAAGTGGCAGATGGCTTCATGCATATTGCAGAAAGCGATGCCGTGTATGATGTGATCATGGTCGATTCAACCGAACCGGTAGGACCAGCTGTAAACTTGTTTACAAAAGGGTTTTATGAAGGCATTGCCAAAGCGTTAAAAGAAGACGGCTTGTTTGTCGCCCAAACGGATAACCCTTGGTTTCATCAAGACTTAATTCGTAACGCCTACCGTGATGTGGCAGAAACATTCCCTGTGACACGGCTTTATACGGCGAATATTCCCACATATCCAGGTGGGTTGTGGACATTTACGTTAGGGTCAAAGAAGTACGATCCCTTACACGTGTCTGAGGAGCGTTTCCGTGAGATAAATACAAAATACTATACAAAAGATATCCACAAAGCGGCCTTCGTATTACCTAAATTTGTAGCAGACTTAACAAAAGCTTAA
- a CDS encoding 2-hydroxymuconate tautomerase: MPIVTIKMLEGRTDDQKRALVKKVTEAVTETTQAPAERVSVVIEEMSPANFGVGGTRASDKA; this comes from the coding sequence ATGCCGATTGTAACGATAAAAATGCTTGAAGGCCGTACAGATGACCAAAAACGTGCCCTCGTAAAAAAAGTGACAGAAGCCGTCACTGAAACAACACAGGCGCCTGCAGAAAGAGTGTCTGTGGTCATCGAAGAAATGTCTCCGGCTAATTTCGGAGTTGGTGGCACACGGGCTAGCGATAAAGCTTAA
- a CDS encoding XapX domain-containing protein gives MQEVILALVAGLVVGFLFGLIKLPIPAPPALAGVMGIFGVYLGYKLFQWVTVSFFG, from the coding sequence ATGCAAGAAGTTATTTTAGCTTTAGTAGCAGGACTCGTTGTTGGCTTCCTTTTCGGCTTAATCAAACTGCCTATTCCAGCACCGCCAGCATTAGCAGGGGTAATGGGGATATTTGGTGTATATTTAGGTTATAAGCTTTTTCAATGGGTGACTGTCTCATTTTTCGGATAA
- a CDS encoding transglycosylase domain-containing protein, translating into MEALTRTSQRRRRRLWKKILWSSLLVIFFTFLTMSAFILYIYNMEAPSLTVPETSIVYSADGQTIGEFSQGEHRYWIPLDHMGKDVLNATLAIEDRRFYDHYGFDPIRIGRAILTNLTTGSKSQGASTITQQYARNLFLSHDKTWVRKFNEALYALRLELHYTKEEILEGYLNTIYYGHGAYGIEAAANLYFQKNAEALTTAEAAMLAGIPKGPSLYSPFVDLDKATDRQQVVLNAMQEMGAITDKEVKVYKKEDIQLAEEQTMSGKRIAPYFQDALRQWLVEEHDFDMTVLDGGGLTIYTTLLTDMQEEAERLIAKELSLDEELETALVAIDPRTGDVRALTGGKNYNESTFNRATQAKRHPGSTLKPFLYYASLEHGLRPNSMLKSEETTFVYDEGREEYHPGNFNHRYADDYITMLQALAVSDNIYAMKTHFLLGFEDLVTTASKFGISSQMAPVPSLALGTSDVGIMEITSSYSPFANGGYRITPRFVEKVVDRDGNVLFEAKIEREQTLDPAYTAIMTDMMKGMFEPDLGADYASVTGGSLASVLDEDRPIAGKSGSTQSDSWMIGFTPQLVTGVWTGYDDSRALEGDDAQHSKQIWALFMKNVLKKDLKLSFPVPDNVVEVDINPFNGLLATEDCPVSRPTLFFSGSEPSEYCIEHIDDTEDNSGNNEELQDKFRKKEDKKKEKWLDKLLDWVTLND; encoded by the coding sequence ATGGAAGCTTTAACAAGAACATCCCAGCGAAGACGCCGGCGTTTGTGGAAAAAAATACTTTGGTCAAGCCTATTAGTTATCTTTTTTACCTTTCTCACAATGAGTGCTTTTATTTTATATATTTATAACATGGAAGCACCTTCTTTAACTGTTCCTGAAACAAGTATTGTCTATTCTGCCGACGGCCAAACGATTGGAGAATTCAGTCAAGGAGAACATCGTTATTGGATCCCACTTGACCATATGGGTAAAGATGTCCTCAACGCCACACTTGCCATTGAGGATAGACGTTTTTATGACCATTACGGTTTTGACCCCATTCGCATCGGACGAGCCATTCTAACTAATTTAACAACGGGTAGCAAATCTCAAGGGGCAAGTACCATTACTCAGCAGTACGCCCGCAACCTTTTTTTATCCCATGATAAAACGTGGGTCCGTAAGTTTAATGAAGCCCTTTATGCTCTCAGGCTTGAGCTTCATTATACGAAGGAAGAGATTTTAGAAGGCTATCTTAATACGATTTATTACGGACACGGCGCATACGGTATTGAAGCCGCGGCCAATTTATATTTTCAAAAAAATGCTGAAGCGTTAACGACTGCCGAAGCTGCCATGTTAGCAGGTATCCCAAAAGGGCCGAGTCTCTACTCCCCTTTCGTCGATTTAGATAAGGCGACCGACAGGCAACAGGTCGTCCTGAATGCCATGCAGGAAATGGGTGCGATAACAGACAAGGAGGTAAAGGTTTATAAAAAAGAGGACATCCAGCTTGCTGAGGAACAAACAATGAGCGGGAAGCGTATCGCCCCCTATTTTCAAGACGCTCTTCGCCAGTGGCTTGTTGAAGAGCACGACTTTGATATGACCGTTCTAGATGGTGGGGGATTAACCATTTACACGACACTGTTAACAGATATGCAAGAAGAAGCTGAACGTCTTATCGCTAAGGAGCTTTCCTTAGATGAAGAGTTAGAAACAGCACTTGTAGCCATTGATCCTCGTACAGGTGATGTGAGAGCTCTCACCGGTGGTAAAAATTATAATGAAAGCACCTTTAATCGTGCAACTCAAGCTAAACGCCACCCTGGTTCTACACTAAAGCCGTTTCTGTACTATGCCTCATTGGAACATGGCTTGAGACCTAATTCCATGTTAAAAAGTGAGGAAACAACGTTCGTTTATGACGAAGGCAGAGAAGAATATCATCCAGGTAATTTTAACCACCGTTACGCAGATGATTATATTACAATGCTCCAAGCTCTTGCCGTCTCTGATAATATTTACGCGATGAAAACCCATTTTTTATTAGGATTTGAAGATTTAGTAACTACAGCAAGTAAATTTGGTATCTCTAGTCAGATGGCACCTGTCCCATCACTTGCCTTAGGTACAAGTGACGTAGGGATCATGGAGATAACGAGCAGTTATAGTCCCTTCGCTAATGGCGGTTATCGGATCACACCACGGTTCGTAGAAAAGGTCGTCGATCGAGATGGCAATGTCCTTTTCGAAGCAAAAATAGAACGTGAGCAGACGTTAGACCCTGCTTATACGGCGATCATGACGGATATGATGAAGGGAATGTTTGAACCTGATTTAGGTGCTGACTATGCCTCTGTCACCGGCGGCAGTCTTGCAAGCGTTCTTGATGAAGACAGGCCCATAGCTGGAAAAAGTGGTTCAACCCAATCAGATAGCTGGATGATTGGGTTTACACCTCAATTGGTGACAGGTGTGTGGACAGGCTATGATGATTCTAGAGCATTAGAGGGTGATGATGCCCAGCATTCCAAGCAAATTTGGGCACTTTTTATGAAAAATGTGTTAAAAAAAGATTTAAAGCTCTCTTTCCCTGTTCCTGATAACGTGGTTGAAGTAGATATTAATCCTTTCAATGGTTTGTTAGCTACTGAAGATTGCCCGGTCAGCCGACCCACGTTATTTTTCAGCGGATCCGAGCCATCAGAATATTGTATAGAGCATATTGATGACACCGAAGATAACAGTGGAAATAATGAGGAATTACAAGATAAATTTCGCAAAAAGGAGGATAAGAAAAAAGAAAAATGGCTAGATAAATTATTAGACTGGGTGACGTTAAATGACTAA
- a CDS encoding YwhD family protein — translation MNEADKEKNEKIKKMSKSFNILSNDSTDGHGGFGVGTLNLNNITPVFVDVKAGEAFVDMGALHARSVVEKGIKFLKDKEEVPNGRPYWLVWVTVEQVKGGPAYVGVTGCEMTVDRDIRRGYKSLPEHVNHMDKSLKRKIIVTHMDDASKAILKTFLMDFDAGMWERADTQLKEDLSTT, via the coding sequence ATGAACGAAGCTGATAAAGAGAAAAATGAAAAAATTAAGAAAATGAGCAAAAGCTTTAACATTTTAAGCAATGATTCTACTGATGGTCACGGGGGATTTGGGGTTGGGACATTAAATTTAAACAACATCACCCCTGTGTTTGTTGATGTAAAAGCAGGAGAGGCGTTTGTGGATATGGGCGCTTTACATGCCCGCAGTGTTGTGGAAAAAGGCATCAAATTTTTAAAAGATAAAGAGGAAGTTCCGAATGGGCGTCCATACTGGCTAGTGTGGGTAACGGTTGAACAAGTAAAAGGTGGACCGGCATATGTGGGTGTAACAGGCTGTGAAATGACGGTTGACAGAGACATTCGCAGAGGGTACAAAAGCTTGCCTGAACACGTTAATCATATGGATAAATCGCTTAAACGAAAAATCATCGTCACTCATATGGATGACGCATCAAAGGCCATATTAAAAACATTTTTGATGGATTTTGATGCAGGCATGTGGGAGCGGGCAGACACCCAGCTAAAGGAAGATCTAAGCACGACATAA